The following coding sequences are from one Pseudonocardia sp. HH130630-07 window:
- a CDS encoding LytR/AlgR family response regulator transcription factor — protein MTVLAVDDEEPALLELAHLLGDDPRVETVLTAPNATEALRILHGSQADASTPSVDVVFLDIRMPGLDGLELARVLNAMADPPPVVFVTAHDDRAVDAYEVGAVDYLLKPLRGDRLSGSLDRTIALRAARRAETGGAPPAPPQGPPQAGNGPAPAPGARRGGPPAGSDDEVVPVELAGTTKLVPRSSIRYVEAQGDYARLHTGDGSHLVRIPVSVLEDRWSDAGFVRIHRAYLVALPLITELRMSGSGYVVRLGNGPGAVELPVSRRHTAGLKRILRGRPPRSARGPDDGPDGPVLPR, from the coding sequence CTGACCGTCCTCGCGGTGGACGACGAGGAGCCCGCCCTCCTCGAGCTCGCCCACCTGCTCGGGGACGACCCGCGGGTCGAGACCGTGCTCACCGCGCCGAACGCGACCGAGGCGCTGCGCATCCTGCACGGCTCGCAGGCCGACGCCTCGACCCCGTCGGTCGACGTCGTGTTCCTCGACATCCGGATGCCCGGTCTCGACGGCCTGGAGCTGGCCAGGGTGCTCAACGCGATGGCCGACCCGCCGCCGGTGGTGTTCGTGACCGCGCACGACGACCGGGCCGTCGACGCCTACGAGGTCGGGGCCGTCGACTACCTGCTCAAGCCGCTGCGCGGTGACCGGCTCTCGGGCTCGCTGGACCGGACCATCGCGTTGCGCGCCGCCCGCCGGGCCGAGACCGGCGGCGCGCCGCCCGCTCCGCCCCAGGGGCCCCCGCAGGCCGGCAACGGCCCGGCGCCCGCCCCGGGCGCGCGCCGGGGCGGCCCGCCCGCCGGATCCGACGACGAGGTGGTCCCGGTCGAGCTGGCCGGCACCACCAAGCTGGTCCCCCGGTCCTCGATCCGGTACGTCGAGGCCCAGGGCGACTACGCCCGGCTGCACACCGGCGACGGCAGCCATCTCGTGCGGATCCCGGTCTCGGTGCTGGAGGACCGGTGGAGCGACGCCGGGTTCGTCCGCATCCACCGGGCCTACCTGGTGGCGCTCCCGCTGATCACCGAACTGCGGATGTCCGGTTCCGGGTACGTCGTGCGCCTCGGCAACGGGCCGGGCGCCGTCGAGCTGCCGGTCAGCCGCCGGCACACCGCCGGCCTGAAGCGGATCCTGCGCGGGCGCCCGCCGCGGTCGGCCCGTGGTCCGGACGACGGCCCGGACGGCCCGGTCCTCCCCCGGTAG
- the mftD gene encoding pre-mycofactocin synthase MftD (MftD, an enzyme found in the mycofactocin biosynthesis locus, performs an oxidative deamination of 3-amino-5-[(p-hydroxyphenyl)methyl]-4,4-dimethyl-2-pyrrolidinone (AHDP). The resulting compound, now called pre-mycofactocin (PMFT), is a biologically active redox cofactor that can oxidize the non-exchangeable NADH of TIGR03971 family SDR-type oxidoreductases.) → MASTRDWFETVAEAQRRARRRLPRSVYYALVAGAEQGITLADNVAAFDELGFRPHIADLPRHREQKTTVLGQEIDFPVVISPTGVQAVDPEGEVAVARAAASSNIQNPLDPEQTVSTAMGLSSFASRSVEDVCAVNDKVLFQVYWAGSRDEILARAMRAKEAGAKALIVTLDWTFATRRDWGSPPIPEKMDLRAMLQFAPEVLTRPRYLAGWLRSGTLPDLTTPNMAPPGGGEAPTFFGAYGQWWVSQLPTWDDIAWLREQWGGPFMVKGIMHPDDARRAVDAGATAVSVSNHGGNNLDGTPASIRALPAVVDAVGEQIEVLQDGGIRRGADVAKALALGARACLIGRAYLWGMAAQGERGVTNVLSILYQGIDEALLGLGRSSVHELSRDDLIIPEGFTRTATAGR, encoded by the coding sequence ATGGCGAGCACCAGGGACTGGTTCGAGACCGTCGCGGAGGCGCAGCGCCGCGCGCGCCGGCGGCTGCCGAGATCGGTGTACTACGCGCTGGTCGCGGGGGCCGAGCAGGGCATCACGCTGGCCGACAACGTCGCCGCGTTCGACGAGCTGGGCTTCCGCCCGCACATCGCCGACCTGCCGCGGCACCGCGAGCAGAAGACCACCGTGCTCGGCCAGGAGATCGACTTCCCGGTCGTGATCTCGCCGACCGGGGTGCAGGCCGTCGACCCCGAGGGCGAGGTCGCGGTGGCCCGCGCGGCGGCGAGCTCGAACATCCAGAACCCGCTCGACCCGGAGCAGACGGTGTCGACGGCGATGGGCCTGTCCTCGTTCGCCTCGCGCTCGGTCGAGGACGTCTGCGCGGTCAACGACAAGGTCCTCTTCCAGGTCTACTGGGCCGGGTCCCGCGACGAGATCCTGGCCAGGGCGATGCGGGCGAAGGAGGCCGGTGCGAAGGCGCTGATCGTCACCCTGGACTGGACCTTCGCCACCCGCCGGGACTGGGGCAGCCCGCCGATCCCGGAGAAGATGGACCTGCGGGCGATGCTGCAGTTCGCGCCCGAGGTCCTCACCCGCCCGCGCTACCTGGCCGGGTGGCTGCGCTCGGGGACGCTGCCCGACCTGACGACCCCGAACATGGCCCCGCCCGGCGGCGGCGAGGCGCCCACGTTCTTCGGCGCCTACGGCCAGTGGTGGGTCTCGCAGCTGCCGACCTGGGACGACATCGCCTGGCTGCGCGAACAGTGGGGCGGCCCGTTCATGGTCAAGGGGATCATGCACCCGGACGACGCCCGGCGGGCCGTCGACGCGGGCGCCACCGCGGTCTCGGTGTCCAACCACGGCGGCAACAACCTCGACGGCACCCCCGCCTCGATCCGGGCGCTGCCGGCGGTGGTGGACGCGGTGGGCGAGCAGATCGAGGTGCTGCAGGACGGCGGGATCCGCCGCGGTGCCGACGTCGCCAAGGCGCTCGCGCTCGGCGCCAGGGCCTGCCTGATCGGCCGGGCCTACCTGTGGGGGATGGCGGCCCAGGGCGAGCGCGGTGTCACCAACGTGCTGTCGATCCTCTACCAGGGGATCGACGAGGCGCTGCTGGGGCTCGGCAGGTCGTCGGTGCACGAGCTGTCCCGCGACGACCTGATCATCCCGGAGGGTTTCACCCGCACCGCTACAGCGGGCCGCTGA
- a CDS encoding oxidoreductase, giving the protein MFRNAPAPWTTADIPPQQGRTVVVTGASGGLGLAMARALVQAGARVVLAVRDTDRGDAVAAELGGAATVRRLDLADLTSVREFAAATTDPVDVLVNNAGLMAVPHSRTADGFETQFGVNFLGHFALTGLLADRITDRVVTLSSVMHRLGRIDLDDLNQEHRRYDRWRAYCQSKLACLMFAYELEHRFVAAGSPLRSTAAHPGYSATGLHTRTESVRDAVMGVASTVFGQSAAAGALPALFAATVTDLPGGAYIGPDGPGETRGNPRPVGSSAASHDRRVQRALWERAEELTAVSGPL; this is encoded by the coding sequence GTGTTCCGCAACGCACCAGCACCCTGGACGACCGCCGACATCCCGCCCCAGCAGGGCCGCACGGTCGTCGTCACCGGGGCGAGCGGCGGTCTCGGCCTGGCGATGGCCCGGGCACTGGTGCAGGCCGGCGCCCGCGTCGTGCTCGCGGTGCGCGACACCGACCGGGGCGACGCCGTCGCCGCCGAGCTCGGCGGGGCGGCGACCGTGCGGCGGCTCGATCTCGCCGACCTCACCTCGGTCCGGGAGTTCGCCGCGGCGACGACGGACCCGGTCGACGTCCTGGTCAACAACGCCGGGCTGATGGCGGTCCCGCACTCGCGCACCGCCGACGGCTTCGAGACCCAGTTCGGGGTGAACTTCCTCGGGCACTTCGCCCTCACCGGGCTGCTCGCCGACCGCATCACCGACCGGGTGGTGACGCTGTCCAGCGTGATGCACCGGCTCGGCCGGATCGATCTCGACGACCTGAACCAGGAGCACCGCCGCTACGACCGCTGGCGGGCCTACTGCCAGTCCAAGCTGGCCTGCCTGATGTTCGCCTACGAGCTGGAGCACCGGTTCGTCGCCGCGGGGTCGCCGCTGCGCTCCACCGCCGCGCACCCCGGGTACTCCGCGACCGGCCTGCACACCCGCACCGAGTCCGTCCGGGACGCCGTGATGGGCGTGGCGAGCACGGTGTTCGGCCAGTCCGCCGCGGCCGGTGCGCTCCCGGCGCTGTTCGCCGCGACCGTCACCGACCTGCCCGGTGGTGCCTACATCGGACCGGACGGGCCCGGCGAGACCCGCGGCAACCCCCGCCCGGTCGGCTCCAGCGCGGCCTCGCACGACCGCCGGGTGCAGCGGGCGCTGTGGGAACGCGCCGAGGAGCTGACCGCGGTCAGCGGCCCGCTGTAG
- a CDS encoding PepSY-associated TM helix domain-containing protein yields the protein MSAGLQTRPGSPAPPPEGRPLLYGLRPLVARIHFYAGLFVGPFLLVAAVTGLLYTAAPQIERWAHADALAVPVSGPERPVSDQVGAAVATQPGLPVLEVRPAREPGTTTRVSFEADGLPEGYQRTVFVDPHTAGVVSTLDTFGEWLPVRGTIDNLHRSLLLGPPGQVYSELAASWLAVLTLSGLVVAFTRRVRSRRDRFLPRTGGSPRARVRSWHGAVGVWASVGFLFLSATGLTWSLFAGSNVTELRRALDWTTPSVSSTLPGGAPAAAAPGDGPGPDVAATVQRVLDAARADGLGGPVEVVPGDPGAAWRVQQVVRSWPEQQDAVAVDPGSGTVTDRLAFADWPTAAKLARWGVDAHMGLLFGVVNQLALAALASALIVLVVWGYRMWWLRRPTRSTAAPPGGRERPSPAAVALVGGVAVVAGLVLPVLGVSLIAFLLLDAALSGRRGRRATPVG from the coding sequence GTGAGCGCCGGGCTGCAGACCCGCCCCGGCTCCCCCGCGCCACCGCCGGAGGGCCGCCCGCTGCTGTACGGGCTGCGGCCGCTCGTCGCCCGCATCCACTTCTACGCCGGGTTGTTCGTCGGACCCTTCCTGCTCGTCGCGGCCGTCACCGGGCTGCTGTACACGGCGGCGCCGCAGATCGAGCGGTGGGCGCACGCCGACGCGCTGGCCGTGCCGGTCAGCGGGCCGGAGCGTCCGGTCTCCGACCAGGTCGGTGCGGCGGTCGCGACCCAGCCGGGGCTGCCGGTCCTCGAGGTCCGCCCGGCCCGCGAACCCGGGACGACGACCCGGGTCTCGTTCGAGGCCGACGGGCTGCCCGAGGGCTACCAGCGCACCGTCTTCGTCGACCCGCACACCGCCGGGGTGGTGTCGACGCTGGACACCTTCGGCGAGTGGCTGCCGGTCCGCGGGACCATCGACAACCTGCACCGGTCGCTGCTGCTCGGCCCGCCGGGCCAGGTCTACAGCGAGCTCGCCGCGTCCTGGCTGGCCGTGCTGACGCTGTCCGGGCTCGTCGTCGCGTTCACCCGGCGGGTCCGGTCCCGCCGCGACCGGTTCCTCCCGCGCACCGGCGGCTCACCGCGGGCCCGGGTGCGCTCCTGGCACGGGGCCGTCGGGGTCTGGGCGTCGGTCGGGTTCCTGTTCCTGTCCGCGACCGGCCTGACCTGGTCGCTGTTCGCCGGGTCGAACGTCACCGAGCTGCGCCGGGCACTGGACTGGACGACACCGTCGGTCAGCAGCACGCTGCCCGGCGGCGCCCCGGCCGCGGCGGCCCCCGGCGACGGTCCGGGCCCCGATGTCGCCGCAACGGTCCAGCGGGTGCTCGACGCCGCCCGGGCCGACGGCCTCGGCGGGCCGGTGGAGGTCGTCCCGGGCGACCCGGGAGCGGCCTGGCGGGTGCAGCAGGTCGTCCGCAGCTGGCCCGAGCAGCAGGACGCGGTGGCCGTCGACCCGGGCTCCGGCACGGTGACCGACCGGCTGGCCTTCGCCGACTGGCCGACGGCCGCGAAGCTGGCCCGCTGGGGCGTCGACGCCCACATGGGGCTGCTCTTCGGGGTGGTCAACCAGCTGGCGCTGGCGGCGCTCGCCTCGGCGCTGATCGTGCTCGTCGTCTGGGGCTACCGGATGTGGTGGCTGCGCCGGCCCACCCGCAGCACGGCGGCGCCGCCCGGCGGCCGGGAACGGCCGTCCCCGGCGGCGGTCGCACTCGTCGGGGGCGTGGCCGTCGTGGCGGGGCTGGTGCTGCCGGTGCTGGGGGTGTCGCTGATCGCGTTCCTGCTGCTCGACGCGGCCCTGTCGGGCCGGCGCGGGCGCCGGGCCACCCCGGTGGGGTGA
- a CDS encoding DUF5134 domain-containing protein: MISSVPLAWALTALFALTGGYALRRWSEVVSAQGEAVRRTAELAHVVMSVAMVVMTWSWAGTAGVAVQIALFGVFTVFFAVTAARGVRCGAAGPATGVAHALMAAAMVWMLAAMPVIMPMAVAPSGGGGGHAGHGGGSGAEHAEHAAHGGQAGWAVAATVVIGLALLVVAGFWVARAVRRDAVPGSSGTGDGSGAPDPGGAPAARVLTGARPGGDPTGDTLRAGAPAPAATGTLDPGPAAGAGPVPGDPGTGDTAGPGGAAGPGGDTAAGDRTAPGPFGPRSDALCHATMSLGMVVMLAAMVVGW, translated from the coding sequence GTGATCTCGTCCGTGCCCCTCGCGTGGGCGCTCACCGCGCTCTTCGCCCTCACCGGTGGCTACGCGCTCCGCCGCTGGTCGGAGGTGGTGTCCGCGCAGGGGGAGGCGGTCCGGCGGACCGCCGAGCTCGCGCACGTCGTGATGAGCGTCGCGATGGTCGTCATGACCTGGTCCTGGGCCGGAACCGCCGGCGTCGCGGTGCAGATCGCGCTGTTCGGCGTGTTCACGGTGTTCTTCGCGGTCACCGCCGCCCGCGGGGTGCGCTGCGGGGCGGCGGGCCCGGCCACCGGCGTCGCGCACGCCCTGATGGCCGCGGCGATGGTGTGGATGCTCGCCGCGATGCCGGTCATCATGCCGATGGCCGTCGCCCCGAGCGGCGGGGGCGGTGGGCACGCCGGTCACGGCGGGGGTTCCGGTGCGGAGCACGCGGAACACGCGGCGCACGGCGGGCAGGCCGGCTGGGCGGTGGCGGCGACCGTCGTGATCGGGCTCGCGCTGCTGGTCGTGGCCGGGTTCTGGGTCGCGCGGGCGGTGCGCCGGGACGCGGTGCCCGGCAGCTCCGGGACCGGGGACGGCAGTGGTGCCCCCGACCCCGGCGGAGCACCGGCCGCCCGGGTCCTGACCGGCGCGCGGCCCGGCGGCGATCCGACCGGCGACACGCTGCGCGCAGGCGCTCCCGCCCCGGCAGCGACAGGCACCCTCGATCCCGGCCCCGCCGCCGGCGCGGGCCCGGTTCCCGGCGATCCCGGGACCGGGGACACCGCCGGTCCCGGTGGCGCGGCGGGCCCCGGCGGGGACACCGCGGCCGGCGACCGGACCGCGCCGGGGCCGTTCGGGCCGCGCTCGGACGCCCTGTGCCACGCCACGATGAGCCTCGGCATGGTCGTCATGCTCGCCGCGATGGTGGTGGGCTGGTGA
- a CDS encoding sigma-70 family RNA polymerase sigma factor, whose product MPERPDDATVTAWALAAGAGDRAALASFVRATQADVHRFLVHLGRAGDAEDLAQETYLRALRTLPTFAARSSARTWLLSVARRVAVDSVRAAVRRPRNLDLGEDPREVLDRIHPRSGAQEAVLIRALVDDLPPDRREAFVLTQLLDLGYAEAAQVCGCPIGTIRSRVARAREDLVRALRADTGVPRSAQR is encoded by the coding sequence GTGCCCGAACGCCCCGACGACGCCACGGTGACGGCGTGGGCACTGGCCGCGGGTGCCGGTGACCGGGCCGCGCTGGCCTCGTTCGTGCGGGCGACCCAGGCCGACGTCCACCGGTTCCTGGTGCACCTCGGCCGGGCCGGGGACGCCGAGGACCTCGCCCAGGAGACCTACCTGCGCGCGCTGCGGACGCTGCCGACGTTCGCCGCCCGGTCCAGCGCCCGCACCTGGCTGCTGTCGGTGGCCCGGCGGGTCGCGGTGGACTCGGTCCGGGCCGCGGTCCGGCGACCGCGCAACCTCGATCTCGGCGAGGACCCGCGCGAGGTGCTCGACCGGATCCACCCGCGCAGCGGGGCCCAGGAGGCGGTGCTGATCCGGGCGCTGGTCGACGACCTCCCCCCGGACCGGCGCGAGGCGTTCGTCCTCACCCAGCTGCTCGACCTGGGTTACGCCGAGGCCGCGCAGGTCTGCGGCTGCCCGATCGGCACCATCCGGTCCCGGGTCGCCCGCGCCCGGGAGGACCTGGTCCGGGCGCTCCGCGCCGACACCGGGGTGCCGCGCTCCGCACAGCGCTGA
- a CDS encoding kynureninase produces MTDPLDPAPRDAGDPLAGFRDRFSPAPDVVAYLDGNSLGRPPAATADRLAAFVRDEWGTRLIRGWDEGWWQLPEELGALVLGAAAGQTVVADSTTVLLHKLVRAAVALRPGRDGIVTDAGDFPTDRDVVGGVAAERGLRVHAVGTDPAGGITPDQVAAAVSERTALVCLSHVGYRSGRIADAAAITRIAHDAGALVLWDLSHSAGAIPVELDAWGADLAVGCGYKYLNGGPGAPAFGYVRSGLQPGIENPLPGWVGRAEPFAMERDFTPATGIRRLLSGTPPVLAAVGLQVSLEMIAEAGIDAVRAKSLALTGYVLEIADAWLAPHGVTVASPREPSVRGGHVMLTRPGFRDLLAPLHAAGVLPDFRDPDGLRIGPAALSTSFAEVHAGLGVLRDLLDRT; encoded by the coding sequence ATGACCGACCCGCTCGATCCCGCGCCCCGCGACGCCGGCGACCCGCTCGCCGGTTTCCGGGACCGGTTCAGCCCGGCCCCGGACGTGGTCGCCTACCTCGACGGGAACTCCCTGGGCCGCCCGCCGGCCGCGACCGCGGACCGGCTGGCGGCCTTCGTCCGCGACGAGTGGGGCACCCGGCTGATCCGGGGCTGGGACGAGGGCTGGTGGCAGCTCCCGGAGGAGCTGGGCGCGCTGGTGCTCGGCGCCGCCGCGGGGCAGACCGTCGTCGCCGACTCGACGACGGTGCTGCTGCACAAGCTCGTCCGGGCCGCGGTCGCGCTGCGGCCGGGCCGCGACGGGATCGTCACCGACGCCGGGGACTTCCCCACCGACCGCGACGTCGTCGGCGGGGTCGCCGCCGAGCGCGGGCTGCGGGTGCACGCGGTCGGGACCGACCCGGCGGGCGGGATCACCCCGGACCAGGTCGCCGCGGCCGTGTCGGAGCGGACGGCGCTGGTCTGCCTGAGCCACGTCGGCTACCGCTCGGGCCGGATCGCCGACGCGGCCGCGATCACCCGGATCGCGCACGACGCGGGCGCGCTCGTCCTGTGGGACCTGTCGCACTCGGCCGGCGCGATCCCGGTCGAGCTGGACGCGTGGGGCGCCGATCTCGCGGTGGGCTGCGGCTACAAGTACCTGAACGGCGGGCCGGGGGCACCGGCGTTCGGCTACGTGCGGTCCGGCCTGCAGCCCGGGATCGAGAACCCGCTGCCCGGCTGGGTCGGCCGGGCCGAGCCGTTCGCGATGGAACGCGACTTCACCCCCGCCACCGGGATCCGGCGGCTGCTCTCGGGCACCCCGCCGGTGCTCGCGGCCGTCGGGCTGCAGGTGTCGCTGGAGATGATCGCCGAGGCCGGGATCGACGCGGTGCGGGCGAAGTCGCTCGCCCTGACCGGCTACGTGCTGGAGATCGCCGACGCCTGGCTCGCCCCGCACGGGGTCACCGTCGCCTCGCCGCGCGAGCCGTCCGTCCGGGGCGGGCACGTGATGCTCACCCGCCCCGGGTTCCGGGACCTGCTCGCCCCGCTGCACGCGGCGGGGGTCCTGCCCGACTTCCGGGACCCGGACGGGCTGCGGATCGGCCCGGCGGCGCTGTCGACGTCGTTCGCCGAGGTGCACGCCGGGCTGGGGGTGCTCCGTGACCTGCTCGACCGCACCTGA
- a CDS encoding DegT/DnrJ/EryC1/StrS family aminotransferase produces the protein MAATVRVLGRGELGRFTGGDRSEVGRFEQELAAHLGTRHALAVNSGTSALVAALVGAGIGPGDEVLVPAYTWVSTAAAALAVGAVPVLVEIDESLTMDPVDLKDRITPRSRAVLPVHMGNHVADMDAIMEVAAAHDLVVIEDACQAIGVTYRGRKVGSIGHAGCFSFNQHKNIRAGEGGALVTNDSALFERASMYHDVGSYERPGFAGNDADLIVGVNLRMPELSAAVLRPQLKALDAQIARRARHRQIVLEALAPLGGRGPVPIPHHDPAGAAGLAVEFAHTSDPVAAATAFGRNRGVHRLIDTGRHVYTNWRSLQARNPLHPALDPYAAVGVEIDHGPTACPRTLEILARTCAVDLAPELPTPAFRLLARRLAG, from the coding sequence ATGGCTGCCACCGTCCGGGTGCTCGGCCGCGGGGAGCTCGGCCGGTTCACCGGCGGGGATCGCTCCGAGGTCGGCCGCTTCGAGCAGGAGCTCGCGGCGCACCTCGGGACCCGGCACGCGCTGGCCGTGAACAGCGGGACCAGCGCGCTGGTGGCCGCGCTCGTCGGGGCCGGGATCGGGCCCGGCGACGAGGTGCTCGTCCCCGCCTACACCTGGGTGTCGACGGCGGCCGCCGCGCTCGCCGTCGGTGCGGTGCCGGTGCTGGTCGAGATCGACGAGTCGCTGACGATGGACCCGGTCGACCTCAAGGACCGGATCACCCCCCGCAGCAGGGCCGTCCTGCCGGTGCACATGGGCAACCACGTCGCCGACATGGACGCGATCATGGAGGTCGCGGCCGCGCACGACCTCGTCGTGATCGAGGACGCCTGCCAGGCCATCGGCGTCACCTACCGCGGCCGCAAGGTCGGCTCGATCGGGCACGCCGGCTGCTTCAGCTTCAACCAGCACAAGAACATCCGCGCCGGTGAGGGCGGGGCGCTGGTGACGAACGACTCGGCGCTGTTCGAGCGCGCGTCGATGTACCACGACGTCGGCAGCTACGAGCGCCCCGGATTCGCCGGGAACGACGCCGACCTCATCGTGGGCGTCAACCTGCGGATGCCCGAGCTGTCCGCGGCCGTCCTGCGCCCGCAGCTGAAGGCGCTCGACGCGCAGATCGCCCGGCGCGCCCGGCACCGGCAGATCGTGCTGGAGGCGCTGGCGCCGCTCGGCGGGCGCGGGCCCGTCCCGATCCCGCACCACGACCCGGCCGGGGCCGCGGGGCTGGCGGTCGAGTTCGCGCACACCTCCGACCCGGTCGCGGCGGCGACGGCGTTCGGCCGCAACCGCGGGGTGCACCGGCTGATCGACACCGGCCGGCACGTCTACACCAACTGGCGGTCGCTGCAGGCCCGCAACCCGCTGCACCCGGCGCTGGACCCGTACGCGGCGGTCGGAGTGGAGATCGACCACGGCCCGACGGCGTGCCCGCGGACCCTGGAGATCCTGGCCCGCACCTGCGCGGTGGACCTCGCACCCGAGCTGCCGACGCCGGCGTTCCGGCTGCTCGCCCGGCGGCTCGCCGGCTGA
- a CDS encoding FAD-dependent oxidoreductase, translating into MLIDTRRALPGSWFETEVCVIGSGPAGAAVAAELADRGLRVVVLEGGGPGVGRTARDTYRGVTGSGAHDPVDAVRQKRLGGTSLVWGGRCAPLDDIDFAERDWLPGTSWPITHDELRGWYPVAQRHLDAGACEYSAAGSGFPLTPSGVSSETLRWDDLWRWSPPTSFAPRVEAMARAGRIRLFLHATVTRLDRDEVSGAATEAVVVPQPGLEVRVRAKHFVVAAGGLESARILLASDGYGGTGMGTGIGDGYDQVGRNYMAHPVGEVGRLRLTRTGREMGLGYLPTDDGVYARRMLSLTERTQTEQRLGNLKAALWFADPKDPDHGDALLSTFALTYWGMGKLRTGFKAAGTHAQYVRTSGIGRHVRNVAADPLRVARFARGWARPRVTGERRVPSFMPLDSGHCRLRFDAEQTPDPENRVTLDRERDALGQHRLRVDYRVSSADRDSIATSLSLIGKELERTGLAHVDLSDVERVHDMDMTDGTHQMGLLRMSSSPRHGVVDPECRVHDTPNVHVASSAVFPSAGAVGPTLALVALACRTADVIAREH; encoded by the coding sequence ATGCTCATCGACACCCGGCGGGCGCTACCCGGGTCCTGGTTCGAGACGGAGGTCTGCGTCATCGGGAGCGGACCTGCCGGTGCGGCGGTCGCCGCCGAGCTCGCCGACCGGGGCCTGCGCGTGGTCGTCCTGGAGGGCGGTGGGCCCGGTGTCGGCAGGACCGCGCGGGACACCTACCGCGGCGTGACGGGCAGCGGCGCGCACGACCCGGTGGACGCCGTCCGCCAGAAGCGCCTCGGCGGCACGTCACTGGTCTGGGGCGGGCGGTGCGCCCCGCTCGACGACATCGACTTCGCCGAGCGGGACTGGCTGCCCGGCACCAGCTGGCCGATCACCCACGACGAGCTGCGCGGCTGGTACCCGGTGGCGCAGCGGCACCTCGACGCCGGTGCCTGCGAGTACTCGGCGGCCGGGTCGGGGTTCCCGCTCACCCCGTCCGGGGTGTCGTCGGAGACGCTGCGCTGGGACGACCTGTGGCGGTGGAGCCCGCCGACGTCGTTCGCCCCGCGGGTCGAGGCGATGGCGCGGGCCGGGCGGATCCGGCTGTTCCTGCACGCGACCGTGACCCGCCTGGACCGCGACGAGGTGTCCGGGGCGGCGACCGAGGCGGTCGTCGTGCCACAGCCGGGCCTGGAGGTCCGGGTGCGGGCGAAGCACTTCGTCGTCGCCGCGGGCGGGCTGGAGTCGGCCCGGATCCTGCTGGCGTCCGACGGCTACGGCGGCACCGGCATGGGCACCGGCATCGGCGACGGGTACGACCAGGTCGGCCGCAACTACATGGCGCACCCGGTCGGCGAGGTCGGCCGGCTGAGGCTCACCAGGACCGGGCGCGAGATGGGCCTGGGCTACCTCCCGACTGACGACGGCGTCTACGCCCGCCGGATGCTCTCGCTGACCGAGCGCACCCAGACCGAGCAGCGGCTCGGGAACCTCAAGGCGGCGCTGTGGTTCGCCGACCCCAAGGACCCCGACCACGGCGACGCCCTGCTGTCGACGTTCGCGCTGACCTACTGGGGCATGGGCAAGCTCCGCACCGGGTTCAAGGCCGCCGGGACGCACGCCCAGTACGTCCGGACCAGCGGCATCGGCCGGCACGTCCGCAACGTCGCGGCCGACCCCCTGCGGGTCGCCCGGTTCGCCCGCGGATGGGCCCGGCCGCGGGTCACCGGCGAGCGGCGGGTGCCGTCGTTCATGCCGCTGGACTCCGGTCACTGCCGGCTGCGCTTCGACGCCGAGCAGACCCCGGACCCGGAGAACCGGGTCACCCTGGACCGGGAGCGCGACGCGCTGGGCCAGCACCGGCTGCGGGTCGACTACCGGGTCTCCTCCGCCGACCGGGACTCGATCGCGACCTCGCTGTCGCTGATCGGCAAGGAGCTGGAGCGGACCGGGCTGGCCCACGTCGACCTGTCCGACGTGGAGCGGGTGCACGACATGGACATGACCGACGGCACCCACCAGATGGGCCTGCTGCGGATGTCCTCGTCGCCGCGGCACGGCGTCGTCGACCCGGAGTGCCGGGTGCACGACACGCCGAACGTGCACGTCGCGTCCAGCGCGGTGTTCCCGTCGGCGGGTGCGGTCGGGCCGACACTGGCCCTGGTCGCGCTGGCCTGCCGCACGGCGGACGTGATCGCCCGCGAGCACTGA